Proteins from a single region of Argopecten irradians isolate NY chromosome 7, Ai_NY, whole genome shotgun sequence:
- the LOC138327075 gene encoding probable phosphoglycerate kinase, with protein MALNKLAIDALDLKNKRVLIRVDFNVPLKDGKITNTQRIVAAIPTIKHALDNGAKSVVLMSHLGRPDGRRQDKYSMSPVAAELKTLLGKEVLFLSDCIGEEVEKACADPAPGSVILLENLRFHIEEEGKGVNSEGAKVKAETAEVDKFRASLSKLGDVYVNDAFGTAHRAHSSMVGCQLSQKASGYLLKKELTYFSKALVNPVEPFLAILGGAKVADKIQLIENMLDKVNEMIIGGGMAFTFLKVLKNMQIGGSLYDEEGSKIIQKLMDKAKDKGVQIHLPVDFVTGDKFAEDAAVGAATVESGIPDGHMGLDIGPESSKAFETVISRAKTIVWNGITGGGDTATCAAKYNTENKVSHVSTGGGASLELLEGKVLPGVKALSDA; from the exons ATGGCCCTCAACAAATTGGCAATCGACGCATTGGATTTGAAAAACAAGAGAGTTTTAATTAG AGTTGATTTTAATGTTCCATTGAAAGATGGgaaaataacaaacacacaAAG GATTGTGGCAGCCATTCCTACAATCAAACATGCCCTGGACAATGGAGCTAAGAGTGTGGTACTTATGAGCCATCTTGGTCGCCCCGATGGACGTCGACAAGACAAATACTCAATGTCTCCAGTTGCTGCGGAACTGAAAACACTTCTCGGCAA GGAGGTTCTGTTCCTATCAGACTGTATCGGTGAAGAGGTAGAAAAGGCCTGTGCTGACCCTGCCCCCGGATCAGTCATTCTCTTAGAGAATCTACGATTCCATATAGAAGAAGAAGGCAAGGGTGTAAACTCTGAAGGGGCCAAG GTAAAAGCAGAAACGGCAGAGGTAGATAAATTCCGGGCATCTTTGTCAAAACTTGGAGATGTTTATGTAAACGATGCTTTCGGCACTGCTCATAGAGCACACAG TTCAATGGTGGGCTGTCAGCTTTCACAGAAGGCTTCAGGATACCTGCTGAAGAAAGAACTGACTTACTTCTCCAAGGCATTAGTTAACCCTGTAGAACCTTTCCTGGCCATTCTTGGCGG AGCCAAGGTGGCGGATAAGATCCAACTGATAGAGAACATGTTGGACAAGGTCAACGAAATGATTATCGGAGGTGGTATGGCCTTCACCTTCCTTAAGGTCCTCAAAAACATGCAG ATTGGCGGTTCCCTGTATGACGAGGAGGGATCTAAGATCATCCAGAAACTAATGGACAAAGCTAAGGACAAGGGTGTACAGATCCATCTACCTGTCGACTTTGTTACAGGGGACAAGTTTGCTGAAGACGCAGCAGTTGGAGCAGCTACTGTGGAATCTGGAATTCCTGATGGCCACATG GGCTTGGATATTGGACCGGAGTCCTCTAAAGCATTTGAAACAGTTATCAGCAGAGCTAAAACTATTGTCTGGAATGG TATTACAGGTGGAGGTGATACAGCCACATGTGCAGCTAAATATAACACGGAGAATAAAGTCAGCCATGTCAGTACAGGGGGCGGAGCCAGTCTGGAGTTATTGGAAg gTAAAGTACTACCAGGTGTGAAAGCTCTCTCTGATGCCTAG